AAAATCGGGTACGTATTGAATTGAAAATACGTATTGAATTGAAAAATTGTCCTCCTTTTTAAACAAGACTCTGTAAAAGTTGTATATGGTGAATTGGTTAGACTTCCCATCCAAGGCGTGCAGGTAAATCAGTTGTCCAAAGGTTTGCGACAAGTGTTTGACCAATCGTTTTTAGATCGCCTTCGATCATTTGTGTCTGCACTTTGCGAGGTTCCGGAACCCATGTTTTACTGACAATCGTCGGTGAACCCTTCAAGCCGATTTTTGACCGATCCAAATCGGGAAAATCTGCTGTGGACCATACGATTGGCTTGTATTTTGCTGCTCGTAACATTCCTGGCATACTGGCTCTGCGGACTTTGTTCAATTCTTTTAAAGCGGAAATTAATACGGGTAGCTTTGTTTGTACAACTTCTACTCCGTCTTCTAGGTGGCGATGAACGGTGATGCTTCGGAGGGCAGGATTGACTTCCTGAACTTTTTCAACGTAAGTAAGCTGTTCAAAATCAAGTCGGCATGCGATGCCTGGACCCACTTGTCCGGTATCGCCGTCAAGTGTTTGCTTGCCGCAAAAGACAACATCCACAGGTCCCATCTCTTGGGCCACTTTTTCAATCGTTTTTGCCAACACATAGGATGTGGCTAATGTGTCGGCGCCTGCGAATGCCCGGTCACTGACCAATACGGCTTCATCAGCTCCCAGGGATATGCATTGCCGCAAACTTTTTTCTGCAGAAGGAGGACCCATGGATACGACGGTAACGCGCGCTCCCAGCTGATCTTTGAGTCGTAAAGCTTCTTCCATGCCATGCAAATCATAATAATTTACAATGGCAGGAACACCTTGGCGAATCAATGTGTTGGTTTTTGGATCAATGCGAATCTCCCGGCTGTCCGGTACTTGCTTGATACATACAACAATATGCATATAGCGCCTCCTGATTGCTCCGACATGTGCGCGCTTCGTAACATCTGCGATGCCGAAGATGTAATTATACCTGTGCCGACTCATTGTTGTACCAATACCTAATTTTATAAAAGGTGGGAAATAATCATTCCTATTAAATTTTTATATATACAAAATTCGATAGCGCTATCAATATCAAATATAGCAAATATATACATAGAAGTATAGATCCAATCGGATGATGTTTTTTAATAAGTTGTGAAGAAAACATGACATAAAAAATAAAATAAAGCAGCAAGCGGCCGATTGAAAGCCACTTGCTGTCTACTTAACGGGTAAAAATATGCTGTCCGATTTTTTTGATTTGCGGGCGGCTCCAAATCCATTTGGATGTGGCAGTCGCCGGATTAAAGTAATACAACGCTCCTCCTGTTGGATCCAATCCTTGAATCGCATCCATGACGGCTTTGTGCGCAGATGCATTGGGAGTCAGATAAAACTGGCCATCACTCACTGAGGTAAACGCTCCCGGCTGAAATAAAATACCTGCGATTGTATGTGGAAACAACGGACTGTGCAATCGATTTAAAACGGTCGCTGCCACGGCGACTTGCCCAATAAACGGCTCTCCACGGGCTTCCGAGTACACACAATGTGCCAACAGCGAGATATCATGGGCAGAAAACTTGCCATTGTATGTACCCATGTCCGCTGTCACAGGTTTTTTGGGAGAAGAATTGTGCAAACGTTTCGCAACAAAACCTTGACGATTTGCTGCTCCCGGTGCATTGGTCACTGTTTTATACATTCCTGCATGATAATTTCGTGAACGGCTGACCAATAGCATCTTTGTTTGCGGCCCAACAATTCCATCGACTTTGATATGTACATCCCTTTGAAAATTTCGTACCGCCCAATACGTTTCCCAACTGAACTTGCCATCCATTGGCCCATGGTAGTAATTCACATACCGCAAACGGCCTTGCAATTCATCGACATCGTAGCCTTGGCTGCCGCGAACGAGTACTTGCGGCGTAAACGCTTGTGATATCTCCGGTTGAAACGGCAATATGGCGAATGTTAAGAGCCCGATTACAAATACAAGCAGAAATTTTCGTGTATAACGCACATGAATACCCTCCGCTACACTTTACTTGAAAATTCATCAGTATTGTGCAACGGCAGCCTGGTAATTATACATGAAAAATTCTAGGGTTGTACCTGCGAAGTTGCCGCATATGCTTGTTTTAAAGGAGTTGGCAAGTATTCCCGCAAGGAGGTTAAACAGATGTGGAATATTTTTGTGAATAATCTCTCCCCGGTTTTGCCTTTGCTTCGGTATCAATTTTTAAATCGCAAAGATCCTTCCATCCTCCAATCCAGAGCTGCAAATCTTTACTTTTTTACTGGATTGTCGGCCGGAGGATTTGCGCTGGAGCTTAGCATGCAATCCCAATCTGTTGTCCCTTCGATTGCCAACTTCATGTATTGGTGTGCGTTCACCGCCGGTATGTCAGGATTTGCAAAAGAAAAAAAGACACATTTGGAACAGCATCCCCCAAGACCTTTATCTCTGCCCCCGCCATGTTCCGTACAAGAGGAATATTCAGCCCCCGATTCACCTGTAATCCGCATTGTCTATGAGCAAACCGGCGCATAATCATCATTGTGAACCTGGCT
Above is a window of Fodinisporobacter ferrooxydans DNA encoding:
- a CDS encoding electron transfer flavoprotein subunit beta/FixA family protein; protein product: MHIVVCIKQVPDSREIRIDPKTNTLIRQGVPAIVNYYDLHGMEEALRLKDQLGARVTVVSMGPPSAEKSLRQCISLGADEAVLVSDRAFAGADTLATSYVLAKTIEKVAQEMGPVDVVFCGKQTLDGDTGQVGPGIACRLDFEQLTYVEKVQEVNPALRSITVHRHLEDGVEVVQTKLPVLISALKELNKVRRASMPGMLRAAKYKPIVWSTADFPDLDRSKIGLKGSPTIVSKTWVPEPRKVQTQMIEGDLKTIGQTLVANLWTTDLPARLGWEV
- the sleB gene encoding spore cortex-lytic enzyme encodes the protein MRYTRKFLLVFVIGLLTFAILPFQPEISQAFTPQVLVRGSQGYDVDELQGRLRYVNYYHGPMDGKFSWETYWAVRNFQRDVHIKVDGIVGPQTKMLLVSRSRNYHAGMYKTVTNAPGAANRQGFVAKRLHNSSPKKPVTADMGTYNGKFSAHDISLLAHCVYSEARGEPFIGQVAVAATVLNRLHSPLFPHTIAGILFQPGAFTSVSDGQFYLTPNASAHKAVMDAIQGLDPTGGALYYFNPATATSKWIWSRPQIKKIGQHIFTR